A section of the Deinococcus taeanensis genome encodes:
- a CDS encoding Rrf2 family transcriptional regulator, which produces MRLSATDVYAFQALGFLGTQALDRWVSSEEISEATGVHRPYLVRILAALTAKGVVKSKKGIGGGYALARKPQLISLCEVVRAIDGPVAPLSCISLNWHEPCVEEARCHARHTVYTRMRDAMLGVLQEFSVQDLVTDARQGVNYGHCLGHLLKPNA; this is translated from the coding sequence ATGCGGCTGTCCGCCACCGACGTGTACGCCTTCCAGGCGCTGGGATTCCTGGGCACCCAGGCGCTCGACCGCTGGGTGTCCAGTGAAGAGATCAGCGAAGCCACCGGCGTCCACCGCCCGTACCTGGTGCGCATCCTGGCCGCCCTGACCGCCAAGGGCGTCGTGAAAAGCAAAAAGGGCATCGGGGGCGGCTACGCCCTGGCCCGCAAACCCCAGTTGATCAGCCTGTGCGAGGTGGTGCGCGCCATTGACGGGCCGGTCGCGCCGCTGTCATGCATCAGCCTCAACTGGCATGAACCCTGCGTGGAGGAGGCCCGCTGCCACGCGCGGCACACCGTGTACACCCGCATGCGGGACGCCATGCTCGGCGTCCTGCAGGAATTCAGTGTGCAAGACCTGGTGACCGACGCCCGTCAGGGCGTGAATTACGGCCACTGCCTGGGTCACCTTCTGAAACCCAACGCCTGA
- a CDS encoding N-acetylmuramoyl-L-alanine amidase family protein — MNSPATPSSRVRRSLALGALLGSLLIGPLSGSLAAPRVGEHDGYTRLVFDLPKVTTSSVKLAGPSVTVKLGVTLKADQGPLHAPGVTAYAVAGSTVTVTLASGHAQAKVSVMPASGAQPARLVIDVPASAPAARVPSTPARATAPAPAAVARPAAVTTSALVRPRVVLDAGHGGTDPGAVSHWVKEEDVTLDVALRTRAELLRHGVDVVMTRTVDQHLSSDKRTDLAARSRLANNGQVSAFVSIHVNSAGPGAQGIETYYFGQPLAGGNRSLAVQENGGGSVGLELTRQAAGTAQKELGDILAQAKISFSRQLARQVQAQLISATGAVNRGVQTDAFYVIRNPTTPAILVEVGFGSHPVEGPKLALPAYRERLAQALARAILDFLNTK, encoded by the coding sequence GTGAACAGCCCCGCCACCCCCTCCTCCCGCGTTCGCCGGTCCCTGGCCCTGGGCGCCCTGCTGGGCAGCCTGCTGATCGGGCCGCTCAGTGGCAGTCTCGCCGCGCCCCGCGTGGGGGAACACGACGGGTACACCCGGCTTGTGTTCGACCTGCCGAAAGTCACCACGAGCAGCGTGAAACTGGCCGGGCCGAGCGTCACCGTGAAACTCGGCGTGACCCTCAAGGCCGACCAGGGACCCCTGCATGCCCCAGGCGTCACCGCATACGCCGTGGCGGGAAGCACGGTGACCGTCACCCTGGCCTCCGGGCACGCTCAGGCGAAGGTGAGCGTCATGCCCGCCAGCGGCGCTCAGCCGGCGCGGCTGGTGATTGACGTGCCCGCCAGCGCCCCGGCCGCGCGGGTGCCCAGCACCCCGGCGCGGGCCACAGCACCCGCGCCGGCGGCGGTGGCCCGTCCCGCCGCCGTGACCACCAGCGCCCTGGTGCGCCCGCGCGTGGTGCTGGACGCCGGGCACGGCGGCACTGACCCGGGCGCCGTGAGCCACTGGGTGAAGGAGGAGGACGTCACGCTCGACGTCGCGCTGCGCACCCGCGCGGAACTGCTGCGGCACGGCGTGGACGTCGTCATGACCCGCACCGTAGACCAGCATCTCAGTTCGGACAAGCGCACTGACCTTGCCGCGCGGTCCCGCCTGGCGAACAACGGACAGGTGAGTGCCTTCGTGAGCATTCACGTGAACTCGGCCGGGCCGGGCGCGCAGGGCATCGAGACGTACTACTTCGGGCAGCCGCTGGCCGGCGGCAACCGCAGTCTGGCCGTGCAGGAAAACGGTGGGGGCAGCGTGGGACTGGAACTCACGCGGCAGGCGGCCGGAACCGCCCAGAAGGAACTGGGGGACATCCTGGCGCAGGCGAAGATCTCATTCAGCCGGCAGCTGGCGCGGCAGGTGCAGGCGCAGCTGATCAGCGCGACAGGGGCCGTGAACCGCGGGGTGCAGACGGACGCGTTCTACGTGATCCGCAACCCCACCACGCCTGCAATCCTGGTGGAGGTCGGTTTCGGGTCACACCCGGTCGAGGGGCCGAAACTCGCGCTGCCCGCGTACCGGGAGCGTCTGGCGCAGGCGCTGGCCCGCGCCATCCTGGACTTCCTGAACACCAAGTGA